The following coding sequences lie in one Gorilla gorilla gorilla isolate KB3781 chromosome 5, NHGRI_mGorGor1-v2.1_pri, whole genome shotgun sequence genomic window:
- the RPL7L1 gene encoding ribosomal protein uL30-like isoform X3, with product MISSCTTRKMAEQEQRKIPLVPENLLKKRKAYQALKATQAKQALLAKKEQKKGKGLRFKRLESFLHDSWRQKRDKVRLRRLEVKPHALELPDKHSLAFVVRIERIDGVSLLVQRTIARLRLKKIFSGVFVKVTPQNLKMLRIVEPYVTWGFPNLKSVRELILKRGQAKVKNKTIPLTDNTVIEEHLGKFGVICLEDLIHEIAFPGKHFQEISWFLRPFHLSVARHATKNRVGFLKEMGTPGYRGERINQLIRQLN from the exons ATGATCAGTAGCTGCACCACTAGAAAGATGGCGGAGCAAGA GCAAAGAAAAATCCCTTTGGTTCCAGAAAATCTCCTGAAAAAGAGGAAGGCTTATCAAGCCCTCAAAGCCACCCAGGCAAAGCAGGCACTTTTGGCAAAGAAGGAG cagaagaaaggaaaagggctCAGGTTTAAGCGACTGGAATCATTCCTACATGATTCCTGGCGGCAGAAACGTGACAAGGTGCGTCTCAGACGACTAGAAGTGAAACCTCATGCCTTGGAATTGCCAGATAAACATTCCTTGGCCTTTGTTGTACGCATCGAAAG GATTGATGGCGTGAGCTTACTGGTGCAGAGAACCATTGCAAGACTTCGCCTAAAGAAAATTTTCAGTGGTGTCTTTGTAAAAGTCACCCCCCAGAATCTAAAAATGCTGCGTATAGTGGAACCTTATGTGACCTGGGG ATTTCCAAATCTGAAGTCTGTCCGAGAACTCATTTTGAAACGTGGACAAGCCAAGGTCAAGAATAAGACCATTCCTCTGACAGACAACACAGTGATTGAGGAGCACCTGG GGAAGTTTGGCGTCATTTGCTTGGAAGACCTCATTCATGAAATTGCCTTCCCAGGGAAGCATTTCCAGGAGATCTCATGGTTCTTGCGCCCTTTCCACCTCTCAGTGGCCCGTCATGCTACCAAAAATAGAGTGGGCTTCCTCAAGGAGATGGGCACACCTGGCTATCGGGGTGAACGCATCAATCAGCTCATCCGTCAGCTGAACTAG
- the RPL7L1 gene encoding ribosomal protein uL30-like isoform X1, protein MISSCTTRKMAEQEQRKIPLVPENLLKKRKAYQALKATQAKQALLAKKEQKKGKGLRFKRLESFLHDSWRQKRDKVRLRRLEVKPHALELPDKHSLAFVVRIERNFNLRPERCERRSPVLGDFPGIRAEVLRIDGVSLLVQRTIARLRLKKIFSGVFVKVTPQNLKMLRIVEPYVTWGFPNLKSVRELILKRGQAKVKNKTIPLTDNTVIEEHLGKFGVICLEDLIHEIAFPGKHFQEISWFLRPFHLSVARHATKNRVGFLKEMGTPGYRGERINQLIRQLN, encoded by the exons ATGATCAGTAGCTGCACCACTAGAAAGATGGCGGAGCAAGA GCAAAGAAAAATCCCTTTGGTTCCAGAAAATCTCCTGAAAAAGAGGAAGGCTTATCAAGCCCTCAAAGCCACCCAGGCAAAGCAGGCACTTTTGGCAAAGAAGGAG cagaagaaaggaaaagggctCAGGTTTAAGCGACTGGAATCATTCCTACATGATTCCTGGCGGCAGAAACGTGACAAGGTGCGTCTCAGACGACTAGAAGTGAAACCTCATGCCTTGGAATTGCCAGATAAACATTCCTTGGCCTTTGTTGTACGCATCGAAAG GAACTTCAACCTGAGACCTGAAAGATGTGAAAGGCGTTCACCAGTGTTGGGAGACTTTCCAGGCATACGTGCTGAAGTCCTGAG GATTGATGGCGTGAGCTTACTGGTGCAGAGAACCATTGCAAGACTTCGCCTAAAGAAAATTTTCAGTGGTGTCTTTGTAAAAGTCACCCCCCAGAATCTAAAAATGCTGCGTATAGTGGAACCTTATGTGACCTGGGG ATTTCCAAATCTGAAGTCTGTCCGAGAACTCATTTTGAAACGTGGACAAGCCAAGGTCAAGAATAAGACCATTCCTCTGACAGACAACACAGTGATTGAGGAGCACCTGG GGAAGTTTGGCGTCATTTGCTTGGAAGACCTCATTCATGAAATTGCCTTCCCAGGGAAGCATTTCCAGGAGATCTCATGGTTCTTGCGCCCTTTCCACCTCTCAGTGGCCCGTCATGCTACCAAAAATAGAGTGGGCTTCCTCAAGGAGATGGGCACACCTGGCTATCGGGGTGAACGCATCAATCAGCTCATCCGTCAGCTGAACTAG
- the RPL7L1 gene encoding ribosomal protein uL30-like isoform X2 codes for MISSCTTRKMAEQEQRKIPLVPENLLKKRKAYQALKATQAKQALLAKKEKKGKGLRFKRLESFLHDSWRQKRDKVRLRRLEVKPHALELPDKHSLAFVVRIERNFNLRPERCERRSPVLGDFPGIRAEVLRIDGVSLLVQRTIARLRLKKIFSGVFVKVTPQNLKMLRIVEPYVTWGFPNLKSVRELILKRGQAKVKNKTIPLTDNTVIEEHLGKFGVICLEDLIHEIAFPGKHFQEISWFLRPFHLSVARHATKNRVGFLKEMGTPGYRGERINQLIRQLN; via the exons ATGATCAGTAGCTGCACCACTAGAAAGATGGCGGAGCAAGA GCAAAGAAAAATCCCTTTGGTTCCAGAAAATCTCCTGAAAAAGAGGAAGGCTTATCAAGCCCTCAAAGCCACCCAGGCAAAGCAGGCACTTTTGGCAAAGAAGGAG aagaaaggaaaagggctCAGGTTTAAGCGACTGGAATCATTCCTACATGATTCCTGGCGGCAGAAACGTGACAAGGTGCGTCTCAGACGACTAGAAGTGAAACCTCATGCCTTGGAATTGCCAGATAAACATTCCTTGGCCTTTGTTGTACGCATCGAAAG GAACTTCAACCTGAGACCTGAAAGATGTGAAAGGCGTTCACCAGTGTTGGGAGACTTTCCAGGCATACGTGCTGAAGTCCTGAG GATTGATGGCGTGAGCTTACTGGTGCAGAGAACCATTGCAAGACTTCGCCTAAAGAAAATTTTCAGTGGTGTCTTTGTAAAAGTCACCCCCCAGAATCTAAAAATGCTGCGTATAGTGGAACCTTATGTGACCTGGGG ATTTCCAAATCTGAAGTCTGTCCGAGAACTCATTTTGAAACGTGGACAAGCCAAGGTCAAGAATAAGACCATTCCTCTGACAGACAACACAGTGATTGAGGAGCACCTGG GGAAGTTTGGCGTCATTTGCTTGGAAGACCTCATTCATGAAATTGCCTTCCCAGGGAAGCATTTCCAGGAGATCTCATGGTTCTTGCGCCCTTTCCACCTCTCAGTGGCCCGTCATGCTACCAAAAATAGAGTGGGCTTCCTCAAGGAGATGGGCACACCTGGCTATCGGGGTGAACGCATCAATCAGCTCATCCGTCAGCTGAACTAG
- the RPL7L1 gene encoding ribosomal protein uL30-like isoform X4 encodes MISSCTTRKMAEQEQRKIPLVPENLLKKRKAYQALKATQAKQALLAKKEKKGKGLRFKRLESFLHDSWRQKRDKVRLRRLEVKPHALELPDKHSLAFVVRIERIDGVSLLVQRTIARLRLKKIFSGVFVKVTPQNLKMLRIVEPYVTWGFPNLKSVRELILKRGQAKVKNKTIPLTDNTVIEEHLGKFGVICLEDLIHEIAFPGKHFQEISWFLRPFHLSVARHATKNRVGFLKEMGTPGYRGERINQLIRQLN; translated from the exons ATGATCAGTAGCTGCACCACTAGAAAGATGGCGGAGCAAGA GCAAAGAAAAATCCCTTTGGTTCCAGAAAATCTCCTGAAAAAGAGGAAGGCTTATCAAGCCCTCAAAGCCACCCAGGCAAAGCAGGCACTTTTGGCAAAGAAGGAG aagaaaggaaaagggctCAGGTTTAAGCGACTGGAATCATTCCTACATGATTCCTGGCGGCAGAAACGTGACAAGGTGCGTCTCAGACGACTAGAAGTGAAACCTCATGCCTTGGAATTGCCAGATAAACATTCCTTGGCCTTTGTTGTACGCATCGAAAG GATTGATGGCGTGAGCTTACTGGTGCAGAGAACCATTGCAAGACTTCGCCTAAAGAAAATTTTCAGTGGTGTCTTTGTAAAAGTCACCCCCCAGAATCTAAAAATGCTGCGTATAGTGGAACCTTATGTGACCTGGGG ATTTCCAAATCTGAAGTCTGTCCGAGAACTCATTTTGAAACGTGGACAAGCCAAGGTCAAGAATAAGACCATTCCTCTGACAGACAACACAGTGATTGAGGAGCACCTGG GGAAGTTTGGCGTCATTTGCTTGGAAGACCTCATTCATGAAATTGCCTTCCCAGGGAAGCATTTCCAGGAGATCTCATGGTTCTTGCGCCCTTTCCACCTCTCAGTGGCCCGTCATGCTACCAAAAATAGAGTGGGCTTCCTCAAGGAGATGGGCACACCTGGCTATCGGGGTGAACGCATCAATCAGCTCATCCGTCAGCTGAACTAG